In the Flavobacteriales bacterium genome, GCATGGTCGCCCTGGAAGACCACCTGGCCGCCGTGCGAGCCCGCTTCGGGGCCCATGTCGATGATGTGGTCGGCCGCCCGCATCACCTCCTCGTCGTGCTCCACCACGATCACGGTGTTGCCCAGGTCGCGGAGGCGCTTCAGCACACCGATCAGGCGTTGGGTGTCGCGCGGGTGCAGGCCGATGCTGGGCTCGTCCAGGATGTACATGCTGCCCACCAGGCTGCTGCCCAGGCTGGTGGCCAGGTCGATGCGCTGGGTCTCGCCGCCGCTCAGGGTGTTGCTGCGGCGGTCGAGCGTGAGGTAGCCCACGCCCACATCGCTCAGGTATTGCAGGCGGTTGCGGATTTCGGTGAGCAGCCGGGCGGCCACATGCTGGTCATGCTCGTTCAGCTCCAGCGCGCGGAAGAACGCCAGCAGCCGGTCGATCGGCATGCGCACGAGCTCGGTGATGGTGCGGTCGGCGACGCGCACGTAGGAGGCCTCCTTCCGCAGGCGCGACCCGCCGCAGGACGGGCAGGTGGTCTTGCCCCTGTAGCGGCTGGCCAGCACGCGGTACTGGATCTTGTAGCTCTTCTCCTCCACGTACCGGAAGAAGGCATCGATGCCGCGGACGCCCCGGGCCCCCTTCCACAGCAGGTCGCGCTGCGGGTCGGTCAGGTCGCGGTAGGGCCGGTGGATGGGGAAGTCATGGCGTTCGGCCTGCTCGATGAAGGCGGTGCGCCATTCCCCCAGCTTCTCCCCGCGCCAGGGGGCCACGCATTCGTCATACACGCTCAGCCCCTGGTCGGGGATCACCAGGTCGTGGTCGATGCCGATCACGCTGCCGTAGCCTTCGCATTGGGGGCAGGCGCCCACCGGGTCGTTGAAGCTGAACAGGTTGGTGCTGGGTTCCTCGAAGCGCATGCCATCGCGCTCGAAGCGATCGTTGAGCACGGTACGGCGCACGCCCCCGCGTCCATCGTCCCCCAGAAGGTGCAGTTCGCCCTGCCCCTCGAAGAAGGCGGCCTCGGCACTGTCCGCGATGCGGCTGTCGTTCTCGGGATCGTCGGCCGTCACGCTCACGCGGTCCACCACCAGGGACCACTCGCCCGTGGGCAGGGTACGCGCCGCCAGCAGGTCCTCGATGCGGTGCACCGTGGTGCCGTCGTGGACCCGCGCGAACCCCTGCTGGTGGAGCACATCGAGGTGTTGGGCCATCGTGCGTCCGGAGGGCAGGTGGAGCGGGCAGAGGAGGAGGACGGCCGACCCGGCCGGATGGCTGTGCACGGTCCGCAGGACGTCCTCCACGGTGTGGCGCTTCACGGGTTCGCCGCTCACCGGACTGTAGGTGCGGCCGATGCGGGCGAAGAGGAGCTTGAGGTGGTCGTAGACCTCGGTGCTGGTGCCCACGGTGCTCCGCGGGTTGCGGGTCATCACCTTCTGTTCGATGGCGATGGCCGGGCTGATCCCGATGATGCGGTCCACATCGGGTTTCTCCAGCCGGCCCATGAACTGGCGGGCGTAGCTGCTGAGGCTCTCCACGTACCGGCGTTGTCCTTCGGCATACAGGGTGTCGAAGGCCAGGCTGCTCTTGCCGCTTCCGCTGAGGCCGGTGATCACCACCAGCTTTCCCCGCGGGATGTCGACGTCGATGTTCTTCAGGTTGTGGACGCGGGCACCCTGCACCCGGATCAGGCCGGGAGACCTGGTCGGGGCGGGCGGAGCACCGTTCGCGGAAGCGGGTGCGGACCTTCGGGTGCGGGAGGGGGTGGGCAAGAGCGGCGCGAAATTAGGCATCGGCCTGCCCGCTGTTCCCGGCAGATCACTACCTTCGCCTTGGTCCGACGAAAAGTTGACCCGGTCGCACAATACGGACGATCAGGCAACGTTCTCACCCCGGGCCACGTCATATCCCCGAACCCGGCCGACAGGCCCGCACCTTCAAAACCCCCTTCGCCCATCGCGTGACCACTACCCTGGATCGTTGATCCGAACCGGACAAAAAGGGAAGGTCACATGCGTACGAAGGTGCTCACCGATACGGAGCTCGTGCACGCCTATCAGGCGGGGAACGAGCAGGCATTCGAAACCCTGCTGCTGCGCCACAAGCGCAAGGTGTGGAGCCACATCTACCTGATGGTGCGTGACCGCGAGGTCACAGAGGACCTCTTCCAGGAGGCCTTCATCAAGGTGGTGCACACGCTCAAGACAGGGAAGTACAACGAGGAGGGCAAGTTCCTCCCCTGGGTGATGCGGATCGCCCATAATCTGGTCATCGACCACTTCCGGCGCGCCAAGAAGATGCCGCTCGTCCGGGGCTCGGAGGATCACGACGTCTTCTCCACCGTGGCGCAGCCCGACCGGAACATCGAGCAGCGGCTCGTGAACGTGCAGATCGACGAGGACGTGCGGCGGCTGATCGAGCACCTGCCCGAGGAGCAGCGCGAAGTGGTGATCATGCGCACGTACCTGAGCATGAGCTTCAAGGAGATCGCCGAGCACACCCAGGTGAGCATCAACACCGCCCTGGGGCGGATGCGCTACGCGCTGATCAACATGCGCAAGCTCATCAAGGAACACGACATCCATCTGGAGCGCGCATAGGCCTGCCAGCTGCATGTCCTTGAACGCCGGCCCGTAAGCCGGCGTTCGCATTTGCAGAGGGTAAGGCCTTGATGTTCAGGAGGTCCTTGGTTCGTTCGGGGGTGTGTGCAATAGCGGGCGGGGCGCTGGCGTTCTTCATCACGCACACCAACCCGATGGCATGAAGCACTCTACCCTCCGCCGGCGCGATCGCCGGTCATCCGTTCGCCGCAGCAGCATGGACCTCCAACCGGGTCCCCGGCCCTCCACCCTCCAGGCCATCCTGAGCTACAGCAAGGCGCTCTCCGTTGTGGAGGCTCCGCCACTGGGCACCGTG is a window encoding:
- a CDS encoding sigma-70 family RNA polymerase sigma factor, producing the protein MRTKVLTDTELVHAYQAGNEQAFETLLLRHKRKVWSHIYLMVRDREVTEDLFQEAFIKVVHTLKTGKYNEEGKFLPWVMRIAHNLVIDHFRRAKKMPLVRGSEDHDVFSTVAQPDRNIEQRLVNVQIDEDVRRLIEHLPEEQREVVIMRTYLSMSFKEIAEHTQVSINTALGRMRYALINMRKLIKEHDIHLERA
- the uvrA gene encoding excinuclease ABC subunit UvrA: MPNFAPLLPTPSRTRRSAPASANGAPPAPTRSPGLIRVQGARVHNLKNIDVDIPRGKLVVITGLSGSGKSSLAFDTLYAEGQRRYVESLSSYARQFMGRLEKPDVDRIIGISPAIAIEQKVMTRNPRSTVGTSTEVYDHLKLLFARIGRTYSPVSGEPVKRHTVEDVLRTVHSHPAGSAVLLLCPLHLPSGRTMAQHLDVLHQQGFARVHDGTTVHRIEDLLAARTLPTGEWSLVVDRVSVTADDPENDSRIADSAEAAFFEGQGELHLLGDDGRGGVRRTVLNDRFERDGMRFEEPSTNLFSFNDPVGACPQCEGYGSVIGIDHDLVIPDQGLSVYDECVAPWRGEKLGEWRTAFIEQAERHDFPIHRPYRDLTDPQRDLLWKGARGVRGIDAFFRYVEEKSYKIQYRVLASRYRGKTTCPSCGGSRLRKEASYVRVADRTITELVRMPIDRLLAFFRALELNEHDQHVAARLLTEIRNRLQYLSDVGVGYLTLDRRSNTLSGGETQRIDLATSLGSSLVGSMYILDEPSIGLHPRDTQRLIGVLKRLRDLGNTVIVVEHDEEVMRAADHIIDMGPEAGSHGGQVVFQGDHAALLSSDSLTARYLTGRLRIPRPTGRRPVKDRIIVRGARANNLKDIDVAFPLHMLTVVTGVSGSGKTTLVKRILYPALRRELEGFSERPGEHRALEGDLKRIEAVELVDQDPIGRSSRSNPVTYVKAYEEIRQLFSEQDVARVRGYKPSFFSFNVDGGRCETCQGEGEVHIEMQFMADIRLTCEACRGKRFKEEMLDVRFQGRDIAEVLDLTVDDAITFFGGASGPAACARIVHRLKPLQDVGLGYVKLGQSSSTLSGGEAQRIKLASFLTKGQEERPTLFIFDEPTTGLHVHDIARLLKALDMLIRNGHSVICIEHNMEVIACADHVIDLGPDGGDAGGELVFVGSPEALAAHPSSLTGAHLRSRLN